The Claveliimonas bilis genome window below encodes:
- a CDS encoding LTA synthase family protein codes for MKEKVRKARKTTLSVAGLTAFIEVIFHLYMGLDMRYFPIFFLSAASFGMVCTAILYCLPEKVAKVAGMIVVICLSVIFAVECLCKEILQQYYQIISGMETAAGNHLLDYNAAVRDALIVHIPGLFLMVVVPVGCYTVLHLRLKSQEDRKKPEFLMAGICMAAAIILHLAMLGVIFFYPWKGDFTPEKLYQTDTHTEDQVEQLGMITMLHLDIKHSIWGTSGEDTPDIQKEAQETVKNQETPAEEDYPYNEMDIDFAALQAEAATEDSAWLSEYFGSLTPTRQNEYTGMFEGYNVIFITAEGFSGYMIDPELTPTLYKLSTEGFVFENFYSTLHFTSTSGGEFQNLTGLYPKAAFPVSMSETGEQGTSLPFTLANRLNQKGYTSIGYHFNENMYGRDLSHPNLGYEWRQADACGRPVTKETDESGHEYWPQSDDYMIQQSFADYVDKEPFNIYYLTLSGHLPYGFDSNEMSKRNQEAVANLPYSEKTKAYIAAGLELEKGMTSLIEKLEEAGIADRTLLVMAPDHIPYSDLDILEELAGRSFGTDTLEMLDEQNVDFDVYKNTWILWSASIKEPIKVEKPCSQVDILPTLLNLLGETYDSRMLAGTDVMSENDPVVIFFSNSWLTEKGAYDRYTGTFTPSGSVAMSAEEQKIYVENMKYLVECRLRLGELIIENDYYKTAVH; via the coding sequence ATGAAAGAGAAAGTACGAAAAGCAAGAAAAACTACGCTGTCAGTTGCAGGGCTGACAGCTTTCATAGAGGTAATATTTCATTTGTATATGGGATTGGATATGAGATATTTCCCTATATTCTTTCTGTCTGCCGCTTCTTTTGGAATGGTGTGTACCGCTATTTTGTATTGTCTTCCGGAGAAAGTAGCAAAAGTTGCCGGCATGATTGTTGTCATCTGTCTGTCAGTTATCTTTGCGGTGGAATGCCTCTGTAAGGAGATCCTCCAGCAATATTATCAAATTATAAGCGGTATGGAAACAGCAGCGGGAAATCATCTGCTGGATTACAATGCGGCGGTGCGGGATGCCCTGATTGTTCATATCCCCGGTCTTTTTCTGATGGTTGTTGTTCCAGTTGGCTGCTATACTGTTTTGCATTTGCGCCTAAAAAGTCAGGAAGATAGAAAGAAACCGGAATTTCTTATGGCCGGGATCTGCATGGCAGCGGCGATAATTCTCCATCTTGCTATGCTTGGCGTTATTTTTTTCTATCCGTGGAAAGGTGACTTTACGCCTGAAAAACTCTATCAGACAGATACACATACAGAAGATCAGGTGGAGCAGCTGGGAATGATCACTATGCTCCATCTGGATATCAAGCACAGTATATGGGGGACTTCTGGTGAGGATACGCCTGATATCCAGAAAGAAGCCCAGGAGACAGTGAAGAATCAGGAAACTCCGGCAGAGGAAGACTATCCCTATAATGAAATGGACATTGATTTTGCTGCTTTGCAGGCTGAGGCTGCCACAGAGGACTCAGCATGGCTAAGCGAGTATTTTGGCAGTCTGACCCCTACAAGGCAGAATGAATATACGGGAATGTTTGAAGGGTATAATGTCATTTTCATAACAGCGGAAGGATTCAGCGGCTACATGATTGATCCGGAGCTGACTCCTACGCTCTATAAACTTTCCACAGAGGGATTTGTGTTTGAGAATTTTTATTCTACACTGCATTTTACCAGTACTTCCGGCGGTGAATTTCAGAATCTGACAGGACTTTATCCGAAAGCAGCCTTTCCGGTCAGTATGAGCGAGACTGGAGAACAGGGGACAAGCCTTCCCTTTACATTAGCCAACCGGCTGAATCAAAAAGGCTATACCTCGATCGGATATCATTTTAATGAAAATATGTATGGCAGGGATTTGTCTCATCCAAATCTGGGATATGAGTGGAGACAGGCGGATGCCTGTGGGCGGCCCGTTACCAAGGAAACTGACGAAAGCGGCCATGAATACTGGCCGCAGTCTGACGATTATATGATACAGCAGTCTTTTGCCGACTATGTGGATAAAGAGCCATTCAACATTTATTATCTTACTTTAAGCGGGCATCTTCCTTATGGATTCGACAGCAATGAGATGTCAAAAAGGAATCAGGAGGCAGTGGCGAATCTGCCTTATTCTGAAAAGACGAAGGCTTATATTGCAGCGGGACTGGAGCTGGAAAAAGGAATGACGAGCCTGATAGAAAAACTGGAGGAAGCAGGAATTGCCGATCGGACATTGCTTGTAATGGCGCCGGATCATATTCCCTATTCGGATCTGGATATCCTGGAAGAGCTGGCAGGCAGGTCTTTTGGTACGGATACTCTGGAAATGCTGGATGAACAGAACGTGGATTTCGACGTCTACAAAAATACATGGATTTTATGGTCAGCCAGTATAAAAGAGCCGATTAAAGTTGAGAAGCCCTGCTCACAGGTAGATATTCTTCCTACTCTTTTAAATTTGCTGGGCGAAACATATGATTCGCGCATGCTGGCCGGAACAGATGTTATGTCCGAAAATGACCCGGTTGTCATCTTTTTCTCTAATTCCTGGCTCACTGAAAAAGGCGCCTATGACCGATACACAGGCACCTTTACCCCTTCCGGCAGTGTCGCCATGAGCGCGGAAGAGCAGAAGATTTATGTAGAAAATATGAAATATCTGGTGGAATGCAGGCTCCGCCTTGGAGAGCTGATCATTGAAAATGATTACTATAAGACGGCAGTGCACTAA
- a CDS encoding sodium-dependent transporter, protein MKEKEKDARGEFRTRLGFIIACVGSAVGMGNIWMFPYRTGEFGGSAFLIAYFIFVILLGFSGVIGEMAFGRSVKCGPIGAFTKAMEMRFGPKGRIPGKIIGMIPVLGSLGIAIGYSVVVGWFLKYLWGTISGELMQAEDMGAYFGELAVDFGSIGWHFLGLLLTFAIMLMGVSKGIEKMNKVMMPIFFIFFILLLIRVVMLPGAAEGYRYMFVPRWEELGNIQTWVYALGQAFFSLSLAGSGTIVYGSYLKKDIDVVSCAGNVALFDTCAALLAGMVVIPAVFAFGLDVGSGPPLMFITLPAVFQQIPFGALFAVIFFIAVIFAAVTSLMNLFETPIEALQSELKLSRRTSVCIVALIAAAVAVFIESGDTVGAWMDAVSIYIIPLGALIAAVMFFWICPKGYAREQIQMGREKKIGKWLEPVTKYLFVGITFAVYVLGIFFGGIG, encoded by the coding sequence ATGAAAGAGAAGGAAAAAGATGCGAGGGGTGAATTTCGGACTCGTCTGGGATTTATCATAGCTTGTGTTGGTTCGGCAGTGGGAATGGGAAATATATGGATGTTTCCTTATCGGACTGGTGAATTTGGCGGATCAGCATTTTTGATCGCGTATTTTATTTTTGTTATCCTGCTTGGATTTTCGGGAGTCATCGGTGAGATGGCTTTCGGAAGAAGTGTAAAATGCGGTCCGATCGGAGCTTTTACAAAAGCAATGGAGATGAGGTTTGGGCCGAAGGGACGCATTCCGGGCAAGATTATTGGAATGATTCCGGTTCTCGGATCTCTGGGAATTGCAATTGGCTATTCTGTTGTGGTGGGATGGTTTTTGAAATATCTTTGGGGAACGATTTCCGGAGAATTGATGCAGGCAGAAGATATGGGAGCTTATTTTGGGGAACTTGCAGTTGATTTTGGAAGTATAGGCTGGCACTTCCTGGGGCTTTTGCTCACTTTTGCAATTATGCTCATGGGAGTCAGCAAGGGGATTGAGAAAATGAATAAAGTGATGATGCCGATATTCTTTATTTTTTTCATTTTGCTCTTGATCCGTGTAGTTATGCTTCCCGGTGCTGCGGAAGGCTATCGTTATATGTTTGTACCAAGGTGGGAAGAACTTGGCAACATTCAGACATGGGTTTATGCGCTGGGTCAGGCGTTCTTTTCTCTGTCTCTTGCCGGATCAGGAACGATTGTTTATGGAAGCTATTTGAAAAAGGATATAGATGTGGTAAGCTGTGCCGGCAATGTTGCTCTTTTTGACACATGTGCAGCCCTTCTTGCAGGAATGGTTGTTATTCCGGCGGTATTTGCCTTTGGACTGGATGTAGGGAGCGGACCTCCGCTGATGTTCATTACTCTTCCGGCAGTATTTCAGCAGATTCCCTTTGGGGCTTTGTTCGCAGTAATTTTCTTTATTGCGGTAATTTTTGCAGCGGTAACCTCGCTTATGAATCTTTTTGAGACGCCCATTGAGGCGCTGCAAAGCGAGCTGAAGCTGTCACGGAGAACGTCAGTATGCATTGTTGCCCTGATCGCCGCAGCAGTAGCTGTGTTTATTGAAAGCGGAGATACAGTAGGAGCATGGATGGATGCGGTATCGATTTATATTATTCCGCTGGGAGCTCTTATTGCAGCAGTGATGTTTTTCTGGATCTGCCCCAAAGGCTATGCAAGGGAACAGATTCAGATGGGAAGAGAAAAAAAGATTGGGAAATGGCTGGAGCCGGTTACGAAGTATTTATTTGTCGGTATTACATTTGCAGTATATGTTCTAGGAATCTTTTTTGGTGGAATCGGCTAA